The genome window AGAATCTGCCAAATCAAAAAAATTTGCACaatacaaataataacaaaatacacatacacacacatacacacactctcacacacttCTTACAGAACTGTACTTGGGGAAACTCCATTTGTTGAGTGCCACTGAGGGCATATTTTGCTAAACTGCTGCTCCAGgtatttttgtttggaaaatcTATCACAGTAGGGCACAGCTGTTTTTTGGATGAGCAGAAAAGAAAGATATACTTGTGGCAACTGGAAAGCTTTAAGGTCTTTCAAGTTGTATAAAATGGACCTGCAGAAACATGTGTTTTCAGGATGCAAAGTTGGAGCTGAAATGTGATATCAAACTACTTGCAAAAAGTGTACAGCAGCCATCTCTTGAGGTCAAACCTGGTACCCAGATATGCAAGAAAGATTCAGGACACGTGGCTTGTTGGCCTTGTCCCATATCGTCGCATAATCTGATCATGTGTGAATTTCACAAACGATTCATATTGTTCTGCTGGTTTGGTGTTGAGGATTTGTTGATACTCCTCCCGAATTTTATCTTCATAGTCTTTTAAGAGACGCTCACATATTATTCCAACTTGTCGGAGGGAGGGTAAAGGTGGGCTGGTCCTTCTTCATCCAAGAGGAACCTGGAGAACTAGGTTCTGTGAGCGCTGAGTGAGGCTGACTTTCCGAAGTAAAAGCGTCACTCTGATTAAGAACAACTTCTAAACGTCTCCACCTCTGATAACGACTATATTCTTGTTTTATGTTCTGAAAAATTTGCCCCGCGGTTGGAAGGCGCCGCTCGCTGCCGGGCGGGGCGGGCTGCTGCAGAGTCGGCGGTGGGGTCCGCGCCTGCAGCAGCGGCGGCAGCTCGGCGTCCGGGGGCCTGAGGCCCGGCAGAGGGGCGCGGCGCCGCCGATTCGGGGAGCCGGGGCTCAGCAGCGCCGCCTCGAACTCCATGGGCCGCTTCCACTTCGTCCCGCACTCCGTGCTGCCGAAGGGCCAGGCACCGGGAGCCGACGCGGCTGTTAACTGCGGCCCAACCTCCCGCTCCTCAGCGGAGCTCGCAAGCCAAGCCGGCTCCAGCACCGGCAGCCAAgtatagaatttctttttctaccaGTATGGTGGGTGACTAGATATTCTGAAAAACACTCTCATCATAAAACATTTAGGTGCagaaaaattaatgcaaataGGCTGTAACATTGATAGCTGAGATTAAAAAGTTGAGAAACATAACCAAAATAGTAAGGACACATAGAATCTGTGGCTGCTTTGGGACATTTACTTTTGCTAAGAACTAGACTTGATTTTTATAGACTCTTTGGTGAAATTAATACAATGTCTGGGACTCTTACAAGTGACGAGTTGGAATCGAGACCCACATATAAAGCAAGAACTCTCAAATGGCTGTAATGCCAATGAAAGTGTGATAGAAAATCTCACCTGCCAGCAAAGGAAAATGACAAGATAA of Physeter macrocephalus isolate SW-GA chromosome 5, ASM283717v5, whole genome shotgun sequence contains these proteins:
- the LOC102994206 gene encoding LOW QUALITY PROTEIN: akirin-1-like (The sequence of the model RefSeq protein was modified relative to this genomic sequence to represent the inferred CDS: deleted 1 base in 1 codon), which codes for MLAGYAMKAADDYVTCENPEDTQFTSDMEKWHTKILKELSKNLHDAHGTAQHKEWMVADALKKKFYTWLPVLEPAWLASSAEEREVGPQLTAASAPGAWPFGSTECGTKWKRPMEFEAALLSPGSPNRRRRAPLPGLRPPDAELPPLLQARTPPPTLQQPAPPGSERRLPTAGQIFQNIKQEYSRYQRWRRLEVVLNQSDAFTSESQPHSALTEPSSPGSSWMKKDQPTFTLLRQVGIICERLLKDYEDKIREEYQQILNTKPAEQYESFVKFTHDQIMRRYGTRPTSHVS